AAGTTGAGTGGTACGAGTAGTTTCCAAGGCACCGTGGAACACTGCTTCGGCCGCCCTGGGCTCATTGCCATCAGTTTGGCACAATGGGTGTTTGCTTTTGGTGGCATGGTAGCGTTTGGGGTTATCGTGGGAGACACGATTCCTCACGTCCTGGTTGCGATCTGGCCAAGTTTAGGGTCGGTCCCCGTGGTGGGACTCTTGACGGACCGAAGAGTTGCGATAGCCGTGTTTGTAATGGGCGTGAGCTATCCGCTGACTCTGTATCGAGATATCGCGaagctggccaaggcgagTACCCTGGCTTTGATCGGTATGCTGGTCATTGTGTCGACGGTCCTGATTCAAGGCTTTTTTGTGCCTTCTGAATCCAGAGGCTCGTTCAGCACGCCTTTGTTGACGGTAAATGGAGGTATATTCCAAGCCATTGGCGTAATTTCATTCGGTAAGTCGTTTCAGTCACTGTGGTCGTGAAGTCAACGCGCTGATAAATGGACAGCTTTCGTTTGTCACCACAACTCATTATTGATCTACGGATCTCTCAAAACACCCACGATCGACAACTTCTCCCGCGTCACCCACTACTCCACGGGCATATCCATGATGGCGTGTCTTGTCATGGCCCTAGCCGGATTCCTCACGTTCGCCGACAAAACCCTCGGCAACGTCCTCAACAACTTCCCATCAGACAACAGCATGGTCAACGTCGCCCGTCTGTGCTTCGGGCTCAACATGCTGACCACGCTCCCTCTGGAGGCGTTTGTCTGCAGAGAAGTGATGCTGACCTACTGGTACCCGGACGAGGAGTTCAATCTCCGACGGCACCTCATCTTCAGCACGGGGCTGGTAGCTTCCGCCACGGCCATCAGCTTATTGACGTGTGATTTGGGCGTGGTCTTTGAGCTGGTTGGCGCGACGAGTGCCGTTGCCATGGCGTACATATTGCCGCCGATGTGCTACATCAAGCTTACGACCAAGAGCTGGCGAACGTACGTGGCCTACGCGGTGGTTGTGTTTGGCATTGCCGTCATGGTGATCAGTGTGGTCCAGGCAATTGGCAAGATGATCCACGGTTAGTCGTCAACTCTTCTTCCTGTCCGGGTATGTAATGACTAACATGGTGTAGGGTCCGAAACGACAACACAGTGTGTATGATAAGGAGTAAAGTGTATTATAGATGGGTGGGAATTTTTGCATAGCACACAGCATTGcagggcaaaggcaaggatcTAGTGATCCCAGAGCAGCTTCACAGCTCGAATTTGTCATGCATCAAGCACAGCGGCGTTGGGGTATAGACCTGATAATATAAAATGGTTCACAAACGACACTGTCCTTTGCCAACTACAGTACAAGTCTGAAtcccatgtccatccatcagAAGCAGACGTAATTCCCAAGAACACATACCAAAGCTCATCGTCGAGGAGACCCTTACCAGCCAGAAAGCAACTACGTCACATCGCAGCCCCGCCTCAAGATCCAGATCCGACGCAGACATATCACGAGCACCGCCCAGGCCCTCTGCACGTCACATCACTGGAGGAAGACGCCGAAGATACCCATATCCCCATCAATCTGCGCACGTGTTACACATCGCCAACACAAACCACCGATAAGCACCGTAGGACAAAAACCTCAATAACACCTGTGCCAGTCCAAGTCCCGCATGCCCATCAACCCCGCTTTCAGGCAAACGTCCTACAAAGGACCCTTAATACAGCCAGCACATCCCATCCCCCGTTCAACGAACCACCACCTCTGCATTTGCAACCTCTTCCTATCCCATCCAAGtacaccaccagcaacagaCTCCAAAGTACAGCGTCAGCAACACACTTCAACATGCAGCccgtcaacttcaaccacaACTCCTGCCCAAAGTGCAGcgccagcatctccaacgGCGGCAAGACCTGCTCTGCTTGCGGTGCTGTAAGTTGTCCCTCTCGTGAACATCTGTCTGCGTGCCGGTGTGTCAAGCTGTGAAACCAGCAACCTTGAAACTAACTGTACTAGACTTGCCCCAACTAAGCATACGGAACGGGACTTTGTTTGTTGACGATGAGAATGATGAGACGACATCTACGGCGAGCAATGATTTGAAGAGTACGAGAGCGGCTTGGAGGTCTAGGTACTGGAGGGCTGACATGATTTTTTGATGTGGTCTGGTAACACAGAGCAGAATGTACTAAAGAGGGAGTGTTGGCAACGGCAGTGGGTGCTTCACAGAagactacctaggtagatagATTGAACATTGAGTGCAGAGATGCGTCACTGAAAATCACCAGCCAGGGGAAACTGAACATGTGAACAATCACAATTTGTGCTCTAGAATCGCaacaataaaaaaaagacgcaaaaacaaaaagatgTATCATGTAGCCGTCCTCCGCATGCCGCGAGTTGGCACTGCTCAGTATGCGACCAATCCATAACTTAcacccttcttctcttgTATTCTGCACTCCCCTTGATCAATCATCTCCCGCTCCAACAGCTCACATAAAACACGCCCGAAGAAACATCTGGCCCGCCTTCCTCCGTAAAGCAACAAATACTTAAAAAAATAACTAGGCGTCCCCCTTCCCCAGTCAAAGTAGACAAGTGGCCACTTTTCGACTTGGTACAGCTCTCGCTGCCGCGCCCATATTGCAACTTCGATTTCCATTGTCGAACCACATGACAAGGCTGGAGTGTCGTCACATCAAGTCCACGAGCGCTCCGAGCCCCCTTCATTAGTTCAACCGTTAGAGCCGTCCGTGGTTTCGCGAAAAACACAAACATAGAGGAAATATCTAGAGAGTTGACGCGCAAACAAGCTTCAAGTCGACCAAGTGTCCACGGGCAAGCAAGACGCAGATTAGACAAGATATCAAACTCCAAATTCCGAAACCTAAGCAGGCCAGAGCAGCCTGCACATCTATTGCCGTTTCCAACCCAAGTCATCCGAACTGACGTGGCAAAAGTTGAATATTTTGAATTGGAAGAATGATTGAATGGCAAGGGTCATTGTGCCgaaggaaaaaagaaacatgtctggtgctttcGGTATAGACGGGCTCGCGGGTTGGCCACTTTACAGACCAAAGCATTTggacttcttcttctgcttcttgccgTGAGCCGCCAGAGCAGCGCGGGTGGCATGCTCGAATACCTCGCGGACACCCtcgttggtcttggctgaGCATTCGAGATagctcttggccttgataATGTCGCACTTTTGCTTACCCTACACGATTCGTCAGACAAACCTCATGCTTGTTCGAGCGTCTACTGCTTCGTCTCGATTCATAGCCAAACGTTTCTCTGGACTTTTGGCATGTGCTTGGGCATTCTAGACTTACCTCCTCTGGGGTGACGGGCTTCTGGTCAATCGCGTGTAACTCAGCAATGGTCTTCTGGTCGTATCGCAGATCCTTCTTGCAGCCAACCAAGATGATGGGGAGTCCCTGGCAAAAGTGGGCGACCTCGGGCATCCACTAGGATTGAGAACATGTTGTTAGCCAAGTTCTGGTATCtcctcaatggcagcaatATGAGTCAATGCATGCATAAAGCAGCTTTGTCAGAATCGGCAGCGCCTATACATACCTTCTCTTCAACGTTTTCGAGGGAATCGGGCGAGTCGATAGCGAAGCAGATCAGGACAACGTGGGTGTCGGGGTAAGACAGGGGGCGGAGGCGGTCATagtcttcttgtccagccGTATCCCACAAGGCCAGCTCGACTCGAATGCCATCGACTTCGACATCGGCGACGTAGTTCTCGAAGACAGTAGGAACGTAGACCTAGGCATGTGCGTCAGCAAAACCATGATGCAAGCAGGGTGACAGCTCAAGTTGGTGGAGTTGGTTGAAGCTGCAtgattggtgatgatgttgtctgTGGTATTATGACGCAGCTGCGTAGCATCGGTATGGTAGATTTGACCGAGTTCTAGTGCCCGCGAGCGCAAGAACTTGGTGTGCGTGTGTTCGCGGAACGAAGATTGGAGTGGTGAATTCGAGGACAAGCCCTTGTCGGGGTTCAATTCCTTACCTCGGGGAAAGTACCCTTGGAGAAAACGCTGGAGAAGTCATTAGCAAAATTATTGGATGAGCCGGTgagatgcagatgatgatgatgagattgtcGGCGATGGTCTTGGAGGTGATGGCGGCGGAGGGCGGATGGACGTTCATTGCATCAGGGGCAAAGGACGTCCAAGGTGTTGCATAGGTGCGGGTGCAGAGATGATGAAGCAGCCACCGAAAGGTGATGCGAGGCTCGCAGAGGGACGGAGGAAGAGCACAGCAAACTTACATCAACAAGCAGGTTTTACCACAAGCACCGTCACCGACGATGACGAGCTTTTTGCGGAGTTCAGCAGCCATGACTTGGTTGTGGATTCTGAAGTTGTGAAGGCAGAGCGAAAGGCACGGAGCTGTTGAGATGCACGGAGGGAGGAGTTGGATGGGACAAGTTTTGGATGGggtggaggagcagagcagGTCTGGTGTACAGagcagagcaagaagaaggagggaggaaggggaagagGACCAgcaggacaggacaggactGAAGGCAGGAGGCggaagtacggagtaggaCCTGACCAGTTAGAAGTCGAGATGGACGGACACAGATGCAGCCGCAGATTGCagcagacatcaaatggGACTGGACAGCACCTTGAGGAGACTTTGGGTGACGGGAGGCAACGACGCAACGCCTGTCAGGACGGGGCGAGCTGTAGAGCCTAGCACGTCCAGCTGGCGGGTGCAATGTTGGCCTGGCAGTTGAAGACGGCGGCACTCTGCGACATGGCAGGCTGACAAGCACCAGACCGCAGTCGAGTCGACTCGCAATGGGCGCACTGGGGTCAACGGGGGCTGGGGTCACGGGCTGGGGCTAGGCTGCCTCAGCGGTCACTACCCAGGTCTGGCACTTTAGGGACCAGACGCTAGCCAGGCCAGGCTATGTTCGGAAAGCCCAGTGCCTGCCAGTGGCCTGCTGTATTTTACGTTCATGATGGGTGACACTTGACTGGACCCAGGCATGCCGTGGTCGGCACTGGCCGCCGTGGTCATACATCGGGCCTGCCAGACTCCAAACGGTCACTGCACTGTCCATCTGCATGGATCACTACTGTAATTTGATCTCTAGCACAGGTTTCGGCCccgtccatcaacaaccaaatcGAACTTCTGGGCAGTGCCATCGAATACGTACGCACGCTTCCAACTTTGAAATGATGCCATACCTACCGTATTTCACCCCAATGGCCATCCTATGATTGGGGCGGGGGCGGACCTGCCGATAGGATTGTTTATGGGCTGGAAGCTGTGAGCATAACCTTCGAAGTCGATGGCTGTCATGTGCTGACCAGCCTTATTGAATCTCAACTGCCTTTGAGGAATGAGGACACGACAGGTCTTGTGCCCCAAGAGTCCCAATATTGCTCGCGTCGGTCGTGCTGGCTATATTGCCAAGTCATTCACCTCTTGGTGCCAATACAGAACACTGCGTGCTGATGCGTTATCCTTGAGCACTCTGCAATCTCGCAATCCGCCCACGGTGGATAGTTATCGCTGAGTGTCTCTCTGTCCTGGGATTCTGCCAAGTTTCACCTTGGCCTTGTATCCGCCACAAAAACCGGGGCAGTGCTGGAAATAGatctggacatggaaccTAGCTTCGGAGCAGCACTCCCTGCTCAGCACGGTATTACCTGAGAATTCATGTCGAACAAGCTCGTCGTGTTCCAATAAGGATGCTTTTATCATCAAACTGGCCAAACAAGTTCTGATTCAGTTCATAGGTGGCCAAATCTGTGCTTATAAAGCTTATAAAGCTTATAAAGCAGATTCCAGATAGATTGCATCCAATGTTCCTGCAATGACACGAAAGCAGAGGTGACGCGTGGTCTATGTTGCACACAAGCTCCAGCATTCAAGGTTCTCAGCACGGAGCAAAGTCTTGAACATTAGACAATGTGCCAAACGATTCATAATTACCGAGTAGTTGTGCAGGGTTCTGACTGTACCCAGGTGTTTTCCTTCTGAATGTTTGGAGGCAGCCAATGGTACACTATCATACACCAAATACGCACCCTACGATGTGGTAACTCATCACTGATCTACTCCATAGTTGCGGCGCAGTAGTATTTGATGGAGGCCGTCAAAATGGGTGGCCTGCATGGGGGCATTTGAGCACATGCACCTACTCAGTCCTACCCTAGGACTCAACCAGGACGACATTGAGTTACGGATGGTCCATAATCGGCAAAGGAGACGCAGGGGCGACTTgacccatcatcaacataAACAGACCGCGTACAGAGTACTGTACCACACCATATTCACCTGGTCGACGAACGAGGCGGAGGCGCACCAGATGCATTGTGCAAGGCGGAGACGGATGTTCACGACAGACCTGATTGACCAATAGGAGGAGCCCGCCCAGATAACCAAGCTGAACCCCCGAgaatcaacatcaacaacaggtTGACACAATGCAGTGTTACAACGGAGCCTCAGGCCGGCAATTATATCCTCCTGCCAACACGAAAAACGACAGTTTGATGCCTGGTTTGTTTTGCACTTCAATAGAGTAAGGAAACTGGTGCCCCAATTGACTCATCCCCCACAGACTGCTGCTTGCAGCATGTCCTTGTCATTACCTGGCGCCGAAATGCTCCAATTTGGCTTGTGATCGCCAACAAGAGTCACCGGGAAATGCCTGCCTCAACCTCCGTTAACTGTGAACCACACCAGGCTTCAGCCAAGCCAGCTTGGGTtgtctcaagtgctgttATCTATGTCTgaaatacggagtacagagcaCTTACGTATACCAGGTTGCTCGGTAGATATGGAGCACAGGTGGCCAGAGCACAGCAATGTCTCAACCAAAGATCGCCCCCTGACCACGGTCTGATCTAATAATGGCAACTTCTCAAGTAAAGCCGTCCTATCTTTGAACACATCAATCATTGAGTGATTCAAAGCAAACCGTTTGAATTCAAATGGACGTGCAATGCGCGCCTGCTCCAGTCAGCAACTCCAGTAAGACACATTACTTACTTGTATGGTGATTTCTTTGGGTTGACTCGTGATTGTCATGGTGTTGGCTTATGAATACCTCGAGCTACGGAAAATCGTTTCGATGCCGGATgtcttggcagcctcaaCCAGAGAAAATCCCAGGGACCTGTTACTCACTTGCCGGAAGGGTTCGAGGCCTGCCACAGCGTGCACCTCCAACGGCGAGCTGCAGTTCAACCGGCCCTTGATCTACCATGGGACATGGGAATATGTTTTAGCGTGCATATGCCATGCGCAACAAGCCGTGAACAGTTGCatcagtacggagtacatgttGCAGCACACACCGTCAACTCTCTTtaaggcaacattgaacatctgCACCTAGCTACCAAGTCTCCATTACAACTGTCGTCCCATACTGGCTCTGTCATGTTTGCACTCAAGACATTGATGGGTTCCCACCAGTCACAGGTCAGTGGCTTTCGCATGTCAGCCTCACGGCCAATAATTTTATGCACAAGGCTACAGTACATGATGGCCCAAGGGATACATTGCCTCTTTCCTGTAGGTCTCAACGTCGTGCCACTTGGGAATAATGTAGGACTTTGATGAGCGTAAATTGCAGTGTCACGGGCCACATTGGCTTGCTTCCACTGGCGATGTTTGCCGTTCATTTGGACAAAGCGCGTTTAGGCGCCTGTGATTTTGAAATGATTATTGCTTCTATCGCCCTTGAACATTGTTGCAAGTGTGACACTGTGAAGTGACGGAGGAATACTTACTTAGGTAAATTAAGTAGTTAAGATTGTTTGCCTTGTGGCTCTCCTCGCACCTCAAAGGTTCTTTGTAGGCGGTCAGTACTTAGGTACTTGTACAATGTTCACTAGTATGGGGTTCCTACACCGCAATTTCTACAGGATGATGGAAGGACACTAATGACAATACAGAGGTTGATGACTATGCCTCAGCCTGCAATATCAGAGACTGTTTGCTACCGAGTATGCCTTCATGCATCTATGTCCAGCTGAAGCCACTATTCCAGGCACCAGATACCGAAACGACCAAAAATTGAACGGGCGGCAAACGGCCCCGCAGCGCCAcccacttgcacttgcatTTGCACTAGCCGCCCGCCGTGACGACACttgtctgtctggtcaactggtacctGACATGACCTCCAAACATTTCCTTTGTCAACGTCTTTGATGCCGGTATGTGCTTCACATCGTGAACCTCGACGACCAACCTCCAAgctcaccatcctcaaccaccaccatggcaaTCTCCTGGGATTCGTAAGTCCTTTCTCCCCATCAGAAAAGCCCATACTTGCAACTAACACCACCCAGCATCcgctccatcctcctcttcttcgggcccatcctcctccccaaaGCCATATCATGGTATCGCTCCATTCGCTCCGCCTCCCACGGCCTCCCCATCCAGCCGACCCCTCCGCGCGTCCGCATGGCGCTCACCCTACTCTTCACCCTCTCAACAATCTACCTCGTCAAGACGCTGCCTCTCTTCGCGCCCGAGAACCTCTTCACCCGTACGCAGAGCCGTCTCCAAATCCCCGTCGACGTGCTCTTCAACCGCCTATCCGCCATCCGACCCTCCAATATCCTCACCACAAGCGATCACGTCCTACGCGCCAAGTTCGTCAACCTAGAAAGTCGCCTCCTCTACCTACAATTCGGCCCGCAAGTCCTCTTCGAGTGCCCGTTCTGCAACTCCGACGAGCCAAAGAGCTACTTCTACTATGCTCTCCCGTCCATCATCTGGCCGCACTTGGCGAACCTCATCGTCATAGCCGTCATTACTAGCCCTTCTCTCACGGGGAAGCACGGCTCCCAATGGCGAACCCTCGCGACCATTGCGTCCTTCACCCTCGGCAGCCTGGAAGCGTATATCGTCGGCTCGTATGGATACCAGGCCAATGCGAGGGCGTTGCGCCTCACCGAAGTagacttcttcttctggtcCATGCGGAACTATAGACTCATCGCGCTGGCTGTGCTTGACGCCGCGTTGGGATGGGTCATGTATTTGTCGTCTACGAACAGGGCGTTTGTGCAGCTACCGACGGCGGCGGAGCGCATTGATCACGTTACGAGGGGTCTGTTGACGGTCAAGAGCAGATTGAGCGCCATTGGTATTATTAATAATACTGCTATGCGGGATGAGGAGCTGCGGAGTAGGAGTCAGACGTATTGGGGTCATGAGGTCCGGCTGATGAGGGAGGTGATGGAGGATAGGGAGGTGATTGAGGGTGTGAATGATGCGTTGGGCAATAGGATTGATATTGATTCTATTTCAAAGGATGCGGCGAGCTATACGGATAGTGTGCTGGAGCCGTTGCGGCAGCTGCAACAAGAGGAATAAGGCGTGTGATGCTTTTCATTGTATTATCTAGATGACAATAGACTTGATATTTTGTTTTCACATTGGGTGTAGATGGCGTGTAAAATATCAACTCCTGATTCATGGTGTAGAAAGAACATAAAATGTCAAGGCACTGCTATGCATTACCAATATCGTATGTCTACAGAACAACTCCCAAAATGTTCCCccatgtcaatgttcaatgttcaacaTTGTCGCTCTGCCTGCACATGCAGACACCTAGCCGTGTCTAAACTCCGATTTTGCAACTCCCCAAACAGTTTTATCAAGCCGCCGAGTCCGGCTTTCCTGCCCCAGCCCCCGTCGTCGTACTGCTAACAC
The genomic region above belongs to Pochonia chlamydosporia 170 chromosome 2, whole genome shotgun sequence and contains:
- a CDS encoding amino acid transporter (similar to Neosartorya fischeri NRRL 181 XP_001267328.1); translated protein: MAGAKNNGEPNGHEEDLGLLAHGDGDGDIVFDADEDIVVYEGKQEHDSHGDEVSPPPQAKMPRTPNRVQFDLSPAVIGESNGSAHGGRRSSSEASFEFDDDVEIQGHHSHRVPLLTDMEAPSVAVANTLGDGRDDDGERLEQEMRRPKSGLKSAFMNMANSIIGAGIIGQPYALRQAGLLSGILLLVGLTVVVDWTICLIVINSKLSGTSSFQGTVEHCFGRPGLIAISLAQWVFAFGGMVAFGVIVGDTIPHVLVAIWPSLGSVPVVGLLTDRRVAIAVFVMGVSYPLTLYRDIAKLAKASTLALIGMLVIVSTVLIQGFFVPSESRGSFSTPLLTVNGGIFQAIGVISFAFVCHHNSLLIYGSLKTPTIDNFSRVTHYSTGISMMACLVMALAGFLTFADKTLGNVLNNFPSDNSMVNVARLCFGLNMLTTLPLEAFVCREVMLTYWYPDEEFNLRRHLIFSTGLVASATAISLLTCDLGVVFELVGATSAVAMAYILPPMCYIKLTTKSWRTYVAYAVVVFGIAVMVISVVQAIGKMIHGSETTTQCGKGKDLVIPEQLHSSNLSCIKHSGVGSESHVHPSEADVIPKNTYQSSSSRRPLPARKQLRHIAAPPQDPDPTQTYHEHRPGPLHVTSLEEDAEDTHIPINLRTCYTSPTQTTDKHRRTKTSITPVPVQVPHAHQPRFQANVLQRTLNTASTSHPPFNEPPPLHLQPLPIPSKYTTSNRLQSTASATHFNMQPVNFNHNSCPKCSASISNGGKTCSACGATCPN
- a CDS encoding small GTPase-binding protein (similar to Metarhizium acridum CQMa 102 XP_007808147.1), with amino-acid sequence MAAELRKKLVIVGDGACGKTCLLIVFSKGTFPEVYVPTVFENYVADVEVDGIRVELALWDTAGQEDYDRLRPLSYPDTHVVLICFAIDSPDSLENVEEKWMPEVAHFCQGLPIILVGCKKDLRYDQKTIAELHAIDQKPVTPEEGKQKCDIIKAKSYLECSAKTNEGVREVFEHATRAALAAHGKKQKKKSKCFGL
- a CDS encoding chorismate synthase protein (similar to Neofusicoccum parvum UCRNP2 XP_007584260.1), with the protein product MAISWDSIRSILLFFGPILLPKAISWYRSIRSASHGLPIQPTPPRVRMALTLLFTLSTIYLVKTLPLFAPENLFTRTQSRLQIPVDVLFNRLSAIRPSNILTTSDHVLRAKFVNLESRLLYLQFGPQVLFECPFCNSDEPKSYFYYALPSIIWPHLANLIVIAVITSPSLTGKHGSQWRTLATIASFTLGSLEAYIVGSYGYQANARALRLTEVDFFFWSMRNYRLIALAVLDAALGWVMYLSSTNRAFVQLPTAAERIDHVTRGLLTVKSRLSAIGIINNTAMRDEELRSRSQTYWGHEVRLMREVMEDREVIEGVNDALGNRIDIDSISKDAASYTDSVLEPLRQLQQEE